Proteins encoded by one window of Glycine soja cultivar W05 chromosome 15, ASM419377v2, whole genome shotgun sequence:
- the LOC114386746 gene encoding protein NUCLEAR FUSION DEFECTIVE 6, chloroplastic/mitochondrial-like isoform X2, producing the protein MSAARCLLRSAASRAAGAANLAAGARPRPARSPFRLPKQTSISNRVFRLPVEASFCVESMLPYHSATASALLNSMLSVSRHSYGWTPEGQEKTR; encoded by the exons ATGTCCGCCGCCAGGTGTTTGCTTCGCTCCGCCGCCTCCCGAGCAGCCGGTGCGGCCAATCTGGCTGCCGGAGCTAGACCGAGACCGGCACGATCTCCGTTTCGGCTCCCAAAGCAAACCTCAATCTCCAATCGCGTTTTTAG gtTACCGGTCGAAGCGAGTTTCTGCGTGGAATCGATGCTTCCTTATCACAGTGCTACTGCTTCCGCATTGCTGAATTCGATGCTCTCTGTGTCTCGCCACTCCTATGGTTGGACCCCTGAAG GGCAAGAGAAGACTAGATGA
- the LOC114386746 gene encoding protein NUCLEAR FUSION DEFECTIVE 6, chloroplastic/mitochondrial-like isoform X3, whose amino-acid sequence MSAARCLLRSAASRAAGAANLAAGARPRPARSPFRLPKQTSISNRVFRLPVEASFCVESMLPYHSATASALLNSMLSVSRHSYGWTPEDG is encoded by the exons ATGTCCGCCGCCAGGTGTTTGCTTCGCTCCGCCGCCTCCCGAGCAGCCGGTGCGGCCAATCTGGCTGCCGGAGCTAGACCGAGACCGGCACGATCTCCGTTTCGGCTCCCAAAGCAAACCTCAATCTCCAATCGCGTTTTTAG gtTACCGGTCGAAGCGAGTTTCTGCGTGGAATCGATGCTTCCTTATCACAGTGCTACTGCTTCCGCATTGCTGAATTCGATGCTCTCTGTGTCTCGCCACTCCTATGGTTGGACCCCTGAAG
- the LOC114387512 gene encoding uncharacterized protein LOC114387512 isoform X2, producing the protein MNDDMPIGWPFGLGFLNMRLRVGESLPAASVAPYQLHVPSTSFSSFSSSNLDTESTASFFQDNSVSLAQLIGIRPGDRGRLYYPNSLRFEERKKKLAKSSGSDGSKVQGMDTSRVICIPLLKIRKSKKSSRN; encoded by the exons ATG AATGATGACATGCCTATTGGTTGGCCATTTGGGCTTGGCTTCTTGAACATGAGACTTAGAGTTGGGGAATCCCTCCCAGCAGCTTCAGTGGCACCATACCAACTGCACGTGCCATCCACCagtttctcttcattttcatcCTCTAACCTTGATACTGAG TCTACAGCATCGTTTTTCCAAGACAACAGTGTATCCCTTGCGCAGCTAATTGGAATTAGACCAGGTGACAGAGGGCGCCTGTATTATCCAAACTCATTGAGGTTtgaagaaaggaagaagaaattaGCAAAGAGTTCCGGTTCTGATGGCTCTAAAGTACAAGGAATGGATACGTCTCGAGTCATTTGCATACCCTTGCTAAAGATTAGAAAGAGTAAGAAGAGTTCAAGGAACTAG
- the LOC114387512 gene encoding uncharacterized protein LOC114387512 isoform X1 has protein sequence MLAENDDMPIGWPFGLGFLNMRLRVGESLPAASVAPYQLHVPSTSFSSFSSSNLDTESTASFFQDNSVSLAQLIGIRPGDRGRLYYPNSLRFEERKKKLAKSSGSDGSKVQGMDTSRVICIPLLKIRKSKKSSRN, from the exons ATGCTTGCAGAG AATGATGACATGCCTATTGGTTGGCCATTTGGGCTTGGCTTCTTGAACATGAGACTTAGAGTTGGGGAATCCCTCCCAGCAGCTTCAGTGGCACCATACCAACTGCACGTGCCATCCACCagtttctcttcattttcatcCTCTAACCTTGATACTGAG TCTACAGCATCGTTTTTCCAAGACAACAGTGTATCCCTTGCGCAGCTAATTGGAATTAGACCAGGTGACAGAGGGCGCCTGTATTATCCAAACTCATTGAGGTTtgaagaaaggaagaagaaattaGCAAAGAGTTCCGGTTCTGATGGCTCTAAAGTACAAGGAATGGATACGTCTCGAGTCATTTGCATACCCTTGCTAAAGATTAGAAAGAGTAAGAAGAGTTCAAGGAACTAG
- the LOC114387221 gene encoding protein E6-like, whose product MAPSSNYISFLFLTTLLFALQITARDSQFFSKVTHFDKDNAKVTELPNKEAPEVNKPEQQPPFIPETENSYGLYGHHDESNQVPSTTPTSYHPYKTKFENSNNKYYNNDAYNTRFSETSYNNNNNKYYNKDSYEGNQYELSDTKYTEEGYNNKYHNSYQNNYNNDAANDKYSYNNNNNNNKNYNAHNNRYNTYNNNAVSRYNGERQGMSDTRFLEGGKYFYDVGAEKYNPTNYGDSSREVNTNNWYNNRGVNYNGYQNQEEFEDEHKNFEP is encoded by the coding sequence ATGGCTCCCTCATCAAACtacatttctttccttttcctcACTACGCTTTTGTTTGCTCTTCAAATCACTGCTAGAGACAGCCAGTTCTTCAGCAAAGTCACCCATTTCGACAAAGACAATGCCAAAGTGACAGAACTTCCCAACAAAGAAGCACCAGAAGTAAACAAGCCAGAGCAACAACCACCTTTCATTCCCGAGACTGAAAACAGCTATGGCCTATATGGTCATCATGATGAGTCTAACCAAGTCCCCTCCACCACCCCGACTTCTTACCACCCCTACAAGACCAAGTTTGAGAACTCCAACAACAAGTACTACAACAATGATGCATATAACACAAGGTTCTCCGAAACcagttacaacaacaacaacaacaagtatTACAACAAGGATTCTTATGAGGGTAACCAATATGAGTTAAGTGACACAAAGTACACAGAAGAAGGATACAACAACAAGTATCACAACTCCTATCAGAACAACTACAACAACGATGCTGCCAATGACAAATACtcctacaacaacaacaacaacaacaacaaaaattacaatGCTCACAATAACAGGTACAATACTTACAACAACAATGCTGTTAGCAGGTACAATGGTGAGAGGCAAGGAATGAGTGACACAAGGTTTTTGGAGGGTGGAAAGTACTTTTATGACGTTGGCGCGGAGAAGTACAATCCAACAAACTATGGTGACTCGTCTAGGGAAGTGAACACTAACAATTGGTACAACAACAGAGGTGTCAACTACAATGGATACCAGAACCAGGAGGAGTTTGAAGATGAGCATAAGAACTTTGAGCCATGA
- the LOC114386746 gene encoding protein NUCLEAR FUSION DEFECTIVE 6, chloroplastic/mitochondrial-like isoform X4 encodes MSAARCLLRSAASRAAGAANLAAGARPRPARSPFRLPKQTSISNRVFRLPVEASFCVESMLPYHSATASALLNSMLSVSRHSYGWTPEGS; translated from the exons ATGTCCGCCGCCAGGTGTTTGCTTCGCTCCGCCGCCTCCCGAGCAGCCGGTGCGGCCAATCTGGCTGCCGGAGCTAGACCGAGACCGGCACGATCTCCGTTTCGGCTCCCAAAGCAAACCTCAATCTCCAATCGCGTTTTTAG gtTACCGGTCGAAGCGAGTTTCTGCGTGGAATCGATGCTTCCTTATCACAGTGCTACTGCTTCCGCATTGCTGAATTCGATGCTCTCTGTGTCTCGCCACTCCTATGGTTGGACCCCTGAAG